Sequence from the Taeniopygia guttata chromosome 18, bTaeGut7.mat, whole genome shotgun sequence genome:
GCCAGGGAAGCCGTGCTCAGTCATGAATTCGATGTCAAACACCTCGACAAGAAAACTCGCTCGTACGGGAATTTCTGGGGTCTTACGGACCGCTGGCATCACCGCTGCATGGGCACACCCGAGATCTCCCGTCCTCGGACCGGGTACCCCCCGTGCTACCCGCCAGCAACCCCGGCGTCACTGTGGGGTACCGGTGTCGCAGGTCGGAGCCGGTCGCTGTCTGCCCAGTTGTCCCCGAGCTGCTCGGAAACGAAAAGGCAGCGTCTCGGGGGCCGGGCTGAGCCCCCAGTTTCGGATAGGACCGCGAGCCGGCGGTGCCAAGGGGTCCCGGGTCCTCTCCCCCCCGAGGCTGTGCGGACGGCACTGCCCGGTACCGGTCCGTGGGACAGTGAAATGTCGATGCTGCTCCCGGCTCCATTCAGCTACCGGGGGAGAGAATAGTTTTCCTGCACGGCTCGGGCACGGAACCGAACCGGGAGAAACCCGCAGCCGAACCGGGCGGCTGGGCTGACCGGGAATCCGGGACTGGCCTCCCCGAGTGTGCAGGGGAGTGTCCACGCAAGCAGGGAGCTCGCGTGGAAAGTGGCTCCGGGTCGTGCTCTGCCCTGCGCGGCGGTATCCGGGCTGCAGGATGCCTCTCCCGGGACCCCAGGGCCAGCCCGGTCGGAGGATCGCTTCGAGGGCGGGCAAGCTTTGGGGTTCTGTCGGGGTTCACTTGCTCTTTCCCCCCGGTCCCAGAGTGGGGGCCGTGCTCGGATCGCCCAGGCGATGGGGTCGCGCTGGGACGTCACCGTGGCATAAAGGGGTCTCTGAGGGACACCGGCATCCTCGGCCACCCGGGGACCCGGCCCGGGtcgggctgggagctgtggtaGATCTTGTCGTCCTCGACGCGAGTGGCCGCGGGACGGAGCAGCTTCTGAAGCGCGGCCATCAGAGCACACGGGAGTCGCGGGGAACTGCCCCGCTGCCATGCGGGATCGATGGTGCCGGCGGTTGGGTTGGAGCCAAGTCCGCTTCGCCGCCCCGTTCTCCCGGCTCAGCCGCACTCGGACACGCGCACTCGCCCCTCCGCCGCCACGCGCGACCCcgagaggggctccagccctccGGTTTCGTTGCAAAACTTGCTGCCGTGGTATCCTTCGCACAGCGAGAACCGAGGGGGGAGCCGGGCactctgctccccagcagccctcTAAGCCCCGAGGAGTTCATCGCAAGAGTGCGGGCTGGAGGAGCGTAGACCCCGCAGCCGAgaggagggtttggggtcaaATGGGCGGAAACGGGGTTTGCCGCGGCAGCACACGCTCTCGCCGGCCCGGAGCTGTCCGCTTGTCGGCTCTGAGTCCCGGGATCCCAGAGCCGGGTCCCGGGCTTGTGTGGGTGACGGGATCCGCAGGGATGAGCGGCCCCACCCGGCCGAGAGCCCGTGGGGcgcccaggcagctcctgccgtTGACCCTGGGTGCGTGGAAGGCTGCCCGTGTCCCGGTTCAGCTCCTGCTCCCGGTGGCCTGGTTGTGCGGGAGGGGCCCCGCAGTGCCGCCGGCTCCGGGAGCGGAGATCTCCGGAAACACTTCGGCAGCGGTAGGAACTGTCCGGGTACCGTCCCGCTCGCCGCTGCCTCGTCCCGCacggctgcagcagctctgtcgCACTTCTTCAGGGCCAAGACCCCCACGAATGGCCGtagccccggccccggctcaCCCACGCGCGGGGATTCGGGCGCTTCCCCCGCGGCGGCGGTCGCTCCGCGCTGCTTTCCCCGCTCTGTTCTCGTTTGCATCCCgccttctccctgcccccccTGCACCTCAACCGGGGCGCAGCTCCGGCCCCGCGCGGGTTCCGCGTGGGTTCCGGCGGCAGGATGGAGCTATTTCTCCGCTGACGTCCTCGTGGGAGGCAGCCGGAACTTCAGCTTCTCCCCTCTACGCCCCTACGCGTGGCCGGGGGACATCTCCGCGGCTCCGCGGAGCTCCGCGCAGGCGACGGGGCAAAGGCAGCCGCGCGGTCGGGAGCTACGCGGCCCCTCAGGGCTCGCGTGTGGCGTCGGTACCGGGCGGCACGGCCTCGGATCCGCGGTTCCAGCGTACACCGAGGACACCGACAGCCAGGGTGCCGGGCAGATACCAACTTGCTcggggctgcggcagccccACGGCTACGGGAATGGGCGCCGCTGTGCCAGCACCGGTCCTGCCGGGCGGTCACGATCAGCTTCCGACCCAGAGCCTCGCGCCCCGCGCCGGAACGCGCGCCCGGTGCCGCCGGTCTGTCCGTTACGAAGCACCTTCCCGGGAGCAGGGTCCAGTGAGCCGAGTCCACGCCAATTCACGAGTCGCCCCGCGACCGGCCTTAATTAACAAGGATTAATTCGACATTAACGAAAAACTTCCCGGGACGCAGCTCGCCGGGGGCCGGGAGACCGCGGAGGTTGTGCTTCTCCCCGGTCCGACCACGGCACGCAGAACTCGCGTGTCGCGACGGCTCCCGTGGCCGCGGGGTTTTCAAGCGTGGTGTGGGAGTACACGGGAGCCGCAGAGTGGGAATCTTCCGCGTCCTCCTGGGAGCGTGGTTTCACTTCGGCCGGGGGCGACGGGAGGAGGGATCTTCCCACGGAGACCCGACACACGACCCCCGCGTCCCGCGTGGAGCCGTGCGGGTCCAGTTGTCGGCACTCCCCGCGGGGTCCCGACGCCCCACTCGTGTCCGCCGTTGGAGGTCCCTTCCCGCCCGGGTGGCGCGGCGGCAGGCAAGATCCCCGGGAAACAGCGCTCCTCGGGGTGGAACAACCCCGGTGCCCTCCGGTCCCGGCGCCCCCCGTGTGGCTTCCCCCGCCGGGGAAAGGGGGGGGCTCGTAGCGGCAGCCCCAGGCCGGCGCGGCTGTGGTCCCATTCACCGGAGGGCAGGCGCAGCACGAGCCATTCCCGCCGTGGATTTCCCACGCGTGAGCGCTGCCGAGGCCCGCTGCTCGTCGGCTTCGAGCTCCTTAGCGGACGGGAGACCgaggtggggacaggaggggaagATTCACGAGAGGCTTCGTCTGGTCTCGTCCGTCGTGAACGGGGCCGCAGGAGCCCACTCAGCGCCACGCCGCGCGTCCCACTCTCGGGGCAGCTCCCAGCGGCGGCGCTGCCCACGGACACGGAAATCGCTTCACTTCGCGGGACCGGGCTGAAGAGCTGCCCGTTCCTCCCGGAGCCTCTCACCGACGGCGCGGGGGGCGGGTTCGGTCCCTGCCCACTTGCGGGAAGCGGTGGCGTGAGACCTCCTGTCTTCCAGAGGCTACACCGGTTTCCCGTGACTTGCGCGTCTCGTTATTCCGTGGCCGCCTCAGGGAGAAGATGATGTCTCCCGGCGCCATGCCGCGGGGCGAGAGGCCGAGCCGGAGCGGGGAGGGGGTACGGGTACCGGCTGGCAGCCTCCCCGGTACCGGCTGGCAGCCTCCCCGGTACCGGCTGGCAGCCTCGCAGCGCAGTCTCGTTCATACGCCAGTTTGCTGACAGATAACGCCAGAGATGGATCAAATCCCGCGTGGGGCTGCCCCGCTGGCCCCGGGTCACCTCTCCTCCCCCCTGGGACCGCAGCCGGGAGCTGCCGGCACAACGAAACCGGCGGCCGCGGTGCCCCATTCTACCGGTCGTGTTCGCGTCGCCGGGAAGGATTCGCGTTCCCGCAGAGGCAGAGGCGCCGAGCGGCACGCGCGACCGCGTCCGTCCGTGGACGGCTCCGCGACACCGCGAGCTCCGCCGGTACCGGGACGGGCGGTTCGCGCGGGAACGCTCCCACCCCTGACACCGCTCTCTTTGTCCGACCACCGGTAGGCGGGCCAGGCCGCGAAACCCCCCATTCCGCAGCAGCCGGACGCTGCGGAACCACCGGGCCCGTGCCCGGTGCCGCGGAACCCCATCCCGCCGCTCGCCGGTTCCGCGCACCCCCTTTGTGCTCCGCGCCCCCTCCCGCCCTGCCGGGGCCGTCCCCCCGAGCGGGGCGTGGCCGGGAGGAGGGCGTGGCTCGGTGGGCGTGGCGATGGGCGTGGCTtgaggccccgcccccgccgaTCGGGACGCGGCGCACGtcggcgggcggggcgcggcgcggccAATGCGGCGCGGGCGGAATATTCCACCCGGCTCCGGCGCGGCGCGCGCGGGGGGGGCGCGGTGACGTCAGCGGGCGGAGTATTATGGTCTGggctgcgccggggccgcccctgCGCTGCGAGCGGCCGCGTAAACATGGAGCTCTCGGCCGTCGGGGAGCGCGTCTTCGCGGCCGAGGCCCTGCTCAAGCGCCGCATCCGCAAAGTAGGTGCCCCCCCGGTGCTAccccgccgcgcccccgccgccccgcaccccggccccggcccgctgGGGGCGGCTCTGCCTCCCCCCGCCGCGGGGCGGGCTCCGCTCCGCCGCTCCCGCCCTCCGCGCCCCGCGCCCGGGGGGGGCGGTGTTAAATCCGCGCCCGGGGGGTGTGTGCGTGTGTGAAATCCGCGTTATTTTTCATTGTTGCGTCCCCCCCACCCCGCTGCACCCCCGCCTCGTGTTCCGCTCCCTGCCCGGGGCGTTGCGGGGGGACCTTTGTTGCGGGGCGGTTTGTCGCGGTTTGTCGCGGGTTTCAGTCCACGCGTATTTATTTCCCTCGCTTCCCATCCGCAGGGCCGCATGGAATATCTGGTCAAATGGAAGGGCTGGTCGCAGAAGTAAGTCGCCCGTGGGGCCGcggggggctgcagcaggggccGGGAGAATGCTGGCTGCACCCCCTGCTCTCCCTTTGTGCCGCAACGAGAACCTCTGTGCccctgttttttattttatttgtcttgCTCCCTCCTGGCTCCTTATTCTGTTCCCTCTCTCGGTCCTgtcttcccccccccccacccccaggtACAGCACTTGGGAACCTGAGGAGAACATCCTGGATGCCCGGCTGCTCGCAGCCTTCGAGGAGAGGTACAAGGCCTTTACTAGCTGTAGCAGTTGCACTTGTAAATATGTTGCTGTCTTGTAGCTATGCTGAATTGAAGCTTTGGTTCTTTTAACACCTCTAGGGAGCGAGAAATGGAGCTTTACGGGCCCAAAAAGCGAGGCCCCAAGCCCAAAACCTTCTTGCTAAAGGTAAGGAGGCAAGAGCCAGCGCGCGAGGGCGGCGGGCCAGAACAGgggtccctccccggccccctcGGAGGATGCTCCCCTCTAAGGTGGCCTCTGTAAGTTGCAATTACACAGCCGGATGGCAGGATAATAAAGTCACCGGGTGATTTATCTTCTTTGCAGGCCCAGGCAAAAGCCAAAGCCAAAACCTATGAATTCCGCAGTGACTCTTCCAGGGGGATCCGGGTGCCGTATCCTGGCAGGTccccccaggagctgggctccACGTCTCGGGCTAGGGAAGGACTGAGAAACATAGCCCTGGccccccagggcagctccagcagcagcacccccaaGGCAGACGGCATCCGGGACCGGGTGATCCGCGTGGAAGAGAAACCCGGAGAGACCCCCAAAAAGAGAGGCCCAAAGCCCAGGAAGGAGCTTTACAAGGACCTTGCAGAGACTCTGGATGCCTCCAAGAGGAAACTgggggaccctggggacaaggtgggggaCTACCTGAAGGCCAGGAAGatggaggaggcggcggcgggggcagcCAAGTTTGGCTCGGGACACAGCGTGATCCAGCTGGCCCGGCGGCAGGAGCCCGACCTGCCCGgcgccctgcccggccccaaCCGCGCCGAGGCGGGGGCCGACACCTTCCCCCCGCGCCTGGCCAAGCACCGGGCGGACTTTCTGGACCCCAAGGGGCAGGGGGGGCTGGAACCCGGTGGGCCCAAGCTCCTGCACGGCGCCGTGAGCCCGGGGGCCGTGGGCAGCCTGTACCGTGACGGCGTGgggggcccggcggggcggcccTCGCTCATCGCCAGGATCCCCGTCTCCAGGATCCTGGGGGACCCCGAGGAGGAGTCCTGGAGCCCCTCTCTCAACAACCTGGAGAAGGTGGTGGTAACTGATGTGACCTCTAACTTTTTGACCGTCACCATCAAGGAGAGCAGCACGGACCAAGGATTCTTTAAGGAGAAGCGATGAGTTTGGTGGAGGTGGTGCTGGGGTTTTCTTCAGTCAGATCCAGACAAAAGCTTGGTAGAGCTTGGTGggcctctccttttttttttttcttttttttttttatgctccttttttttttcccttaattttttttcttttgtttttggtCCTGGAGAGAATTTAGAAACTGTCCTAAATTCATTAAGtcattcttttgttttgtttttttttttcacgtCTTACATTTCGTTGGAAAGATTATCTCTAGAGTTATATTTTCTATTAGATGTAAATAtgttatttaagaaaaaatgcttatatatatatctatatatatatatttcaacTCTgagttgttttatttaaatggaGACAACAGTGACTGCTCAGTTGCTCCTAGAAAGGACAATAAAACTGAGAACTAACAAGTTCACTCATCTGCCGCAGGAGCCGGTGTACATAACAGTGTTCATAGCTAAGTatgtgctgggtttttttaactattATTTTTCATATGATGCTATGGATGGTGGAGGGGGACGTGTTGCTCCCTCGGAGGGCGAAGTGCCCGGATTTCTTGATTGTGATTTAAGGTGTTGCTTGTACAATCAAGTGTGCTGTGTCCAGGACTGTTGCCCTTGACAGTTGACGTGAGCACTTGAATTCACAGTGTTGTAGGGGATGGGGTGTTTCCAGTCTaacaaaaaaaagtcatgtTGCTACAAAGTCGGGCGGGGAAAAGCAGAAACCCATAAAAAGGCTAAAAGTGTTGGAGTATTAACTTGAATTCCCTTTTCTTGCGGAGGGGAGGAGTTTGTGTGTGTAAAGTTCCTGAGGGGTGATACTGAAATGCACTTTAATAGAGTTGTCGTAGCAGTTGTGGGAGATGGGACTGAGCTGAGGAtatctgttttcattttgtctgGTCACTTGATTCTGTTCCCCTACCCACTAAAAACACCCCAACAAAACCCCCCTCTGTTTACATTCTTGAAATGCCAGAGAGGTTGGGGAGGGAACATCTCACTGCCCATATTTAGTTACTTTATTCTGCTACAGAAAGtggattattattattatttttatttccatcccCAGTTTACTTCAGACTGTTGGAAGACTCCTGATAAAGTGTGTTGTAATATCCACATCCCTGACAAATCCCAGGGTCACCTTTATGCATTCAGAGACAGTaaatccttccctttccttACGGTGGTTAAACAATAGCCAAGAGGCAAAATATTCCCGtgcggggcagccccgccgccTTGGGTGGATTTTGTGCTGGATTTGCCCGTGGGAttcctcccagggctgggatccagagctgagattcctccctggctggggtagggagggtcctggggctctggctgggggctgggggtgcccccGCTCCGCTGCTCCCCCAGCTTGGCCAGCGCTTACAGGGGAGGGAGCCTGGCCCGGCTGTGGCTTGGCTGGGGGGAGCAGGTGGCCCTGTCCTCACGCCTTGCTCTGGGCATCAGTCGGATGGAAGCACAAGCCCGGCAGTGCCTGAGGGCTGGGACCGAGCCAGGGCCCCTTGTCCCTGAAATCCTGAAGGCCCCTGGCCCAGGGAGCTCACATGGGCtgagggaaggggctgggcaAGGGGCATCTCTGCTGCAGGGCCCTCGGGCAGCTTCACCTTGCCTGGTTCCCTTCCCCATCCTTCTTTTGGGGGACCCATGAGGTGCCCGGCAGGATGCTGGATTGGCTGTGCAAAGGGAGCCATCGTGTCTGACAGTTCccagtttgtttttcctttcttctttattttttttttttttaacatattttgtAAAATTGAGGTTTTTAACTTGGTTTGTACGAAGAGCTGATGTGTTGGTTCTGGTGCTGACACGGGGCCGCGGGTGTTTttggaggatgaggagggggttgagctgtttgtgctcctgctgctgccgaGGCTGGAGGATCCTTCCCTCTGCAAAGAGCTccgagctgctcctgccccgctGGGGCTTCACTCCAGcgccgtgtccgtgtgtccaaCACACCTGGAGCAAACCGTACCTGTGGGTGTATCTGTGTGTCTGTACATAGCGACGTGTACcctgcgtgtgtgtgtgtgtgcgggCGTGTGCGTGTGAATTATTTAAGACTTGTACAAAAACGATTTGGCTAAATCTCAGTCTCAGAAGTGAAGCTTAACTACGTGTCTTCTGCCAGCCGTGAATGTCCATTTGAGACCTGCTTTTTATGTCAGTTTAAATATATACTTTGTAAATAGAACCGTGTCTGGCTTCCCTTTGTGGCCCTGGGGTGCCGGGGAGTACCGCGGGCTGCGCTGCGGCCCCCACGGGGTTGGCGGCCCCTTCCCTGCCGGGGGACAGCCGGGCCGGGACCCgacggggctggggggcaggcGGAGGCTCCCCGGCCGCGGATGCCTCCCGGGGGCCCCGCGGTGCCCTGaggtggcggcggcggccgctgTGAGCGGCTCCGGTCCGAGGAACGGCGCCGCCCGGTACCGGCCGGGCCCCGGCGCTGGCCCGGCCCGAGGCGCTCCGCCCTTCCGACGGGGCGGGCGGGCCGCGGCTCGGGCCCGGCCTTTGTGTGGAACGCGCCCGGGCAGcccgggcggggctggggggctccaTGGCTTTTTGAAGCCGTGTCCTCATTAACCTCCTTTTTCTGCTCGGACCCCGCGCCGCGGGAGCTGCCAGCGCCGGGAGGAGCGGGAGGAAGGGCCGCACAATGGCGCCTTTCTCCGCCGGCCCGGCGGGGGGGCCCGTTCACACGGGGCCCCGGGggtggggccgggccggggccgtgcggggctcGGCTCCCGCCCGACGGCCGCACCGACGGCAGCGCCGCCCGCGCCCTTCCGCGGCCGCGCGGCGCCCTCCGCAGGCCAGGCCGGCCCGGGCCCGGGCCCGGAGGGGCGGGCGGAGGTACCCGAGCTCCGATCACGGTGCAGCGGCAGCTCCAGCCGCAGCGCAGCCCGGGGCCGGGAGGGAGCCCCGCGGGGAAAGCGGTGCGGTTCCCCCGCTCCGGTTCCCCGGCTCCGTTTGCAGCCTCGCACATCCCCAGCCCGGAGCCCCGCCACATCCCGAGCGGGGACACGGTGCCGCGGAGAGGGGCCGGCCCCAGGCGGTGCCCAGGGTAGGGAGGGGGACGGGAGCTCTCCCGGAGCAGTGACCACACGAGgctgaaaagtttaaaaaaatatttattgatatGCTAGAAAAGAAGTGTGGAAAAGTCATACAAAACCCCCCACCCGACGTAACCATTTCCTAGTGTTTTCctgcaaataaattaaaagcagcCTAGAGCTGGGGGGCTACGCTAGCGTTAGTGTCCAGGAACACTGGAAATCTGCGCAAGGAACGCAGGcaaggggctgggagggaccgGGGTGCTGCgtggggagctgctcctgctgccacagcactCATGCCTTCCCAGGGCAATAACATCCCCGACTTTTgttctcagaaaataaaagcaaacaaacagctGCAGTTTAAAGCAATTATAAGTGTCATACAGGACAGATTTGGCTCTCTCTTTAATTAAAACGTACAAATCAGAGCACTGACTGGCACAAGTTATGAGAACAATTGTTTGTTTTCACCTATCTCAAATCTCTGTCAGTAAAACCTTTCTCCTGGCTCTGGAGCCCATCACACACAGCTCAGAAACTCAAACCAAACCCCTAAACTatctccatccctccctgtactcctgttttggttttttttggtacgaaatatatatatataaaaatagacTCAGGTTTCTCAGGATGATGGCTGAATCAGCCACCTCTTCCAGTCCAATGGAAAACAACAAGGATGCTTAACCAGATCATGCCTGGGGAAAATATCCATTCACCATACAAATACCACAGGACTTTCCACATCGGAAACCCCTTAGAAAATGACAAGTGGCAAACCTTTAATTGCCTGTCTGACACCAGGCTGAACATGCCAACCCATAGCAgcaaactcaaaaaaaaaaaaagaaaaaggaataaaaaaaggtAGAACTTGAATCCTAATGGTACATAACCAGGGTCTGCACCAACCAGGGGTCTTCCAACCCCTGTCCACCAAAGATTCCAGCAAATTACTCACAGGATGTGTCTTTGGGAAGCAAACCCCAGTGGGAGCCGTGCATTCAACccccccagctgctgggagagccAAGATCCTAGAGCACCAAGTGAGAAAGGGGCTGGGGAAGAAATGTAGAGTGAGACggccagaaaaaaatcctggattATCATTTTCACCATCGTTAGACCTTTGGAATTGAACCAGCTGGTGAGCAAAAGGCACAATAGCAACTGGTGACAGCAGAGTGCTGTGCTGCTAGAGGGGACACgcctgggcaggctggggatggaggg
This genomic interval carries:
- the CBX8 gene encoding chromobox protein homolog 8 isoform X2, translating into MELSAVGERVFAAEALLKRRIRKGRMEYLVKWKGWSQKYSTWEPEENILDARLLAAFEEREREMELYGPKKRGPKPKTFLLKAQAKAKAKTYEFRSDSSRGIRVPYPGRSPQELGSTSRAREGLRNIALAPQGSSSSSTPKADGIRDRVIRVEEKPGETPKKRGPKPRKELYKDLAETLDASKRKLGDPGDKVGDYLKARKMEEAAAGAAKFGSGHSVIQLARRQEPDLPGALPGPNRAEAGADTFPPRLAKHRADFLDPKGQGGLEPGGPKLLHGAVSPGAVGSLYRDGVGGPAGRPSLIARIPVSRILGDPEEESWSPSLNNLEKVVVTDVTSNFLTVTIKESSTDQGFFKEKR
- the CBX8 gene encoding chromobox protein homolog 8 isoform X1, with translation MELSAVGERVFAAEALLKRRIRKGRMEYLVKWKGWSQKYSTWEPEENILDARLLAAFEESFGSFNTSREREMELYGPKKRGPKPKTFLLKAQAKAKAKTYEFRSDSSRGIRVPYPGRSPQELGSTSRAREGLRNIALAPQGSSSSSTPKADGIRDRVIRVEEKPGETPKKRGPKPRKELYKDLAETLDASKRKLGDPGDKVGDYLKARKMEEAAAGAAKFGSGHSVIQLARRQEPDLPGALPGPNRAEAGADTFPPRLAKHRADFLDPKGQGGLEPGGPKLLHGAVSPGAVGSLYRDGVGGPAGRPSLIARIPVSRILGDPEEESWSPSLNNLEKVVVTDVTSNFLTVTIKESSTDQGFFKEKR